In Rhinoraja longicauda isolate Sanriku21f chromosome 27, sRhiLon1.1, whole genome shotgun sequence, one DNA window encodes the following:
- the LOC144606611 gene encoding uncharacterized protein LOC144606611 has product MDDLSGVETVLRQKKKSKSGSLRRALSWLRLSGRKNKRPKDEANKSAGRQRKGSHSSAASQSDDEGKWRVHYTPSPYQHRQENVFLPSARAADIENLHKEAELGLRSLQEQGTLDRCSQPLLGNGQDSLDNCSEAEEELLLLPNSGTGEPGDEVWTKTRSLPPPTPDKIRKTAVGIQPSVSSAGIKFKPQEHQKTQSSFKGPKLKEKRIRRTTIMGLPLHVQQELGLGKGSRPSKTAGTDAVTDNAGVVSVSRDDENYCFNNLSHLRARSSLRSVTFTDPSQGDNNSRNTLGLNYQLNWALINSSNRPKSLAAPKSPSEQLQSPVMSMSPQATYLSKIIPNAILPPAVDVVMINTSQNSLRRLSNSGVLSTPSPAISRSISIHTYDARDYASSDAWSHSQSSETIVSNNSTISSQGNTETPLNNHFKEEGGEKADHNLTASPLNHRASTSRWVSACSAHQNQNSQPTEASSNGYGGQALSPAQSTCSIVDASDTQSIISEQSVTRSLSVRKMRKPPAPPQRMHSLQQGEVQEHNPAWLGDHQSFQPCTHADPALSHKLVPTDDGTRTISNGNILQSPNNLNPQPSHDQPEQTAQTSVHPGPSGSPPTVTTLEPLPSPTGRSEPRAPQRSWSLHGPETAPSTSSASPTSRYANLFDIPPPPSSPAPPPPNAQRSKIPAAVLYRWGPERIPPPPPGPAPLPPTKRPSFLFNIPVHRVPPHHSPHASTPTPAPTPSVTPTPAPTPSVTPTPAPTPSVTPTPAPTPSVTPTPAPTPSVTPTPAPTPSVTPTPAPTPSVTPTPAPTPLVTPTPAPTPSVTPTPAPTPSVTPTPAPTPSVTPTPAPTPLVTPTPAPTPLVTSPTTATVLVTSSTPTPAVIGPPLLASDSLPIGSENKPASGATPVPGATPVPGATPVPGATPVAGATPVSGATSVSAATTQLQHSAILHQVERASPSPSPPPAHHPPPPPQRPATGQPPPPSPLTARSSWGPDPPTDWPPPPPPPSGLAPGGLPPTAGGSEASAPLEAEFLFPPPPPPLLEDAEGRGCPENPGADGQLEPVPTHLTPTLSALTLCPAPYTSPTPHPAPTPLPAPTPLTTPTPLTAPTPLPTSPTPHPAPTPPPAPTSTPRPPLGPSPLPPSPLPKVSLPSSPPPLVPRPSPATKQPQPKTQAASQPLGGTVSPRPPSTLPPPAVSGGGWGGPPSAGSGGADGEGGSPLVAPSLLQMVRLRSEQMNRSAVAIPDPRPPVKGSITTEADPRPGPHGLSQATPPAKGSTAAPSKPVRKSLSQRLSATDPGPNPTAPLQLRTPPLSPNAQGNVLLKQAEEETPLKSPASTASFIFSKNVGPKKLMFESPRSPEAEAEAKRNLMAELSSVSGRMASKGWPGLSGKAAPEALRKAGRVPPPVAKKPSFLPTAQRLRSTSGSGTELPNAQEPAPPRHEANGDQEEKGKLKTGNGQVCRED; this is encoded by the exons CCGCCTCTCAGTCTGACGATGAGGGAAAGTGGAGAGTGCATTACACACCATCGCCATACCAGCATCGGCAGGAAAACGTCTTCCTCCCATCTGCTCGGGCCGCTGACATAGAGAACCTGCACAAAGAGGCAGAGCTCGGCCTGAGATCCCTGCAGGAGCAAg GTACATTGGACAGGTGCTCACAACCCCTGCTGGGAAATGGCCAGGACAGTCTGGACAACTGCAGTGAGGCA GAAGAAGAACTGCTCCTGCTCCCAAACTCCGGAACAGGTGAGCCTGGCGACGAAGTGTGGACAAAGACACGATCCCTTCCACCACCCACTCCCGATAAAATCCGAAAGACTGCTGTGGGAATTCAGCCGTCGGTCAGCTCAGCCG GAATAAAATTTAAACCACAAGAACATCAGAAGACTCAATCATCCTTTAAAGGTCCAAAACTGAAAGAGAAACGAATTCGGAGAACGACGATCATGGGTCTCCCCCTACACGTGCAACAGGAACTGG GTCTTGGGAAAGGGTCCCGCCCTTCGAAGACGGCTGGAACAGACGCGGTCACAGACAATGCTGGCGTGGTCTCGGTGTCCAGGGACGATGAGAACTATTGTTTTAATAACCTCTCCCATTTGCGGGCCAGAAGCTCCTTGCGATCCGTAACTTTTACTGACCCTTCACAGGGGGACAATAACTCTCGAAACACCTTAGGACTTAATTACCAACTCAACTGGGCACTGATCAACTCTTCCAACAGACCAAAGTCATTGGCGGCTCCAAAATCGCCGAGTGAACAGCTGCAAAGTCCGGTCATGTCCATGTCACCTCAGGCAACGTATTTATCCAAGATCATTCCCAACGCCATCCTGCCTCCGGCTGTGGACGTGGTGATGATCAACACCAGTCAGAACAGTCTGCGTAGACTCAGTAACAGTGGCGTGttgtccactccctcccctgcCATCTCTCGCTCCATCTCCATACACACCTACGATGCCAGGGATTACGCTTCCAGTGATGCCTGGAGTCATTCCCAGTCGTCGGAAACCATCGTATCCAACAATTCCACAATCTCATCGCAGGGTAACACCGAAACGCCATTAAATAATCATTTCAAGGAAGAAGGTGGTGAGAAAGCTGATCATAACTTAACAGCTTCACCTCTGAATCATCGAGCCAGTACCAGCAGATGGGTGAGTGCTTGCTCTGCACACCAGAACCAGAACTCTCAACCCACTGAGGCCAGCAGCAATGGTTATGGTGGCCAGGCACTCTCTCCTGCTCAAAGCACATGCAGTATTGTTGATGCATCAGACACGCAGAGCATAATCAGTGAACAGTCCGTCACCAGAAGCCTGTCAGTCAGAAAAATGCGTAAGCCCCCTGCACCTCCACAGAGAATGCATTCCTTGCAGCAGGGTGAGGTCCAGGAGCACAATCCTGCATGGCTGGGAGATCATCAAAGCTTCCaaccttgcacccatgcagatccTGCCCTCAGTCATAAGCTGGTGCCGACCGATGATGGAACACGGACAATATCCAACGGGAACATCCTTCAGTCACCAAATAACTTAAACCCACAGCCTTCACACGATCAACCTGAGCAAACAGCCCAAACAAGTGTCCACCCGGGTCCGAGTGGAAGCCCGCCTACTGTGACCACCCTCGAGCCTCTGCCATCGCCGACTGGAAGGTCCGAGCCCAGAGCACCACAGAGGTCCTGGTCCCTCCATGGCCCAGAAACCGCTCCCTCCACATCCTCAGCCTCTCCTACCTCACGATACGCCAATCTGTTTGACATCCCTCCGCCTCCTTCCTCACCGGCTCCACCCCCTCCAAATGCACAACGTTCAAAGATCCCCGCTGCAGTGTTGTATCGCTGGGGACCAGAGAGaatcccacctcccccaccagGGCCAGCCCCGTTACCTCCCACAAAGAGACCTTCCTTCCTCTTCAACATCCCAGTGCATAGAGTtcctccccaccactctccccacgcCTCTACCCCCACACCTGCTCCAACCCCATCGGTCACCCCCACACCTGCTCCAACCCCATCGGTCACCCCCACACCTGCTCCAACCCCATCGGTCACCCCCACACCTGCTCCAACCCCATCGGTCACCCCCACACCTGCTCCAACCCCATCGGTCACCCCCACACCTGCTCCAACCCCATCGGTCACCCCCACACCTGCCCCAACCCCATCGGTCACCCCCACACCTGCCCCAACCCCATTGGTCACCCCCACACCTGCTCCAACCCCATCGGTCACCCCCACACCTGCTCCAACCCCATCGGTCACCCCCACACCTGCTCCAACCCCATCGGTCACCCCCACACCTGCTCCAACCCCATTGGTCACCCCCACACCTGCTCCAACCCCATTGGTCACGTCTCCAACCACTGCGACCGTATTGGTCACCTCATCTACTCCAACCCCGGCAGTCATTGGTCCACCCTTGTTGGCTTCAGACTCGTTGCCCATTGGCTCGGAGAACAAACCTGCTTCTGGGGCCACACCTGTCCCCGGGGCCACACCTGTCCCCGGGGCCACACCTGTCCCCGGGGCCACACCTGTCGCCGGGGCCACACCTGTCTCTGGGGCCACATCTGTCTCTGCCGCGACCACACAGCTGCAGCACAGTGCGATCCTACACCAGGTGGAGCGAGCCTCTCCttcaccgtccccacccccggctcatcacccacctcctccacCACAGAGGCCAGCCACCGGCcagccccctcctccatcccccttgaCTGCTCGGTCTTCATGGGGGCCGGACCCACCCACTGActggccccctcccccccctcccccctctggccTGGCACCAGGGGGGCTGCCCCCAACAGCGGGGGGGTCTGAGGCTTCTGCACCACTAGAGGCAGAGTTTCTGTTCCCCCCTCCACCGCCCCCCCTGCTGGAAGATGCAGAAGGACGGGGCTGTCCAGAGAATCCTGGGGCAGATGGGCAACTTGAGCCTGTCCCCACTCACCTAA CCCCAACCCTCTCTGCCCTCACCCTCTGCCCTGCCCCCTAcacttcccccactccccaccctgcccccacccccctccctgctcccactcccctaactacccccactcccctcaccgcccctaccccactccctacttcccccactccccaccccgcccccacccccccccctgcccccacctccacacCACGACCACCCCTCggtccctcgcccctccctccctccccgctgccCAAGGTAAgcctcccctcatccccaccccccctcgtgcCACGTCCATCCCCAGCCACCAAGCAACCTCAGCCAAAGACACAGGCAGCCAGTCAGCCTCTGGGGGGTACAGTGTCCCCCCGCCcaccctccacactccccccgcCCGCTGTTAGTGGCGGGGGCTGGGGCGGGCCGCCGTCTGCCGGGAGTGGGGGTGCTGATGGAGAGGGGGGGTCACCACTTGTAGCCCCCTCCCTGCTGCAGATGGTGCGGCTGCGCTCTGAACAGATGAACCGGTCGGCAGTGGCCATTCCGGACCCCAGACCACCGGTCAAGGGCAGCATCACCACCGAGGCGGACCCCAGACCGGGACCCCATGGCCTGAGCCAGGCTACGCCGCCAGCCAAGGGCAGCACGGCCGCTCCCAGCAAACCCGTTCGCAAGTCCCTGTCCCAGCGCCTGTCCGCCACTGACCCCGGGCCCAATCCCACGGCCCCCCTCCAGCTGAGGACCCCGCCCCTCAGCCCCAACGCTCAGGGAAACGTCCTGCTGAAACAGGCCGAGGAGGAGACCCCACTCAAGTCCCCGGCCTCCACCGCCAGCTTCATCTTCTCCAAGAACGTTGGCCCCAAGAAGCTGATGTTCGAGAGCCCACGGTCAccagaggctgaggctgaggccaaGAGGAACCTGATGGCCGAGCTCAGCTCCGTGTCCGGTCGAATGGCCTCCAAGGGCTGGCCTGGCCTGTCGGGTAAAGCAGCCCCCGAGGCCCTGAGGAAGGCAGGCAGGGTTCCACCGCCTGTGGCCAAGAAGCCTTCCTTCCTGCCCACCGCCCAGCGACTACGCTCCACCTCGGGCAGCGGTACCGAGCTTCCCAACGCACAGGAACCCGCACCGCCACGACACGAGGCCAACGGAGACCAGGAGGAGAAAG GGAAACTGAAGACTGGGAATGGGCAGGTGTGCCGGGAGGACTGA